The Limnochorda sp. LNt genome includes a region encoding these proteins:
- a CDS encoding RnfABCDGE type electron transport complex subunit D: MARATPLQPSLLIQPAPHVHARGASLDRMLAMSLFAVSVPTVAAVVRYGAAAVGVLAAGVAGAVAAEALCSLARGERLTSPSWMSSLLTGFLLSLTLPPSMPPWMAVLGGMVAVGLGKHVFGGLGQNLFNPALVGHVFLLASFTTAVSAGWAGRQPMLALARQGEVVPDHLPLLWQGGPGPLGAAAPLAAYAAAVLMLGWRLGRWMAPAGFFVGSAVLAMALGWDPVFHWLVGLAPLTVAFFVHDPVTTPVGAGGQLLFGAGVGLLTVLLRIYGSYVEGAAFAVLVMNALTPLINRMSAAWSRRRLRALQEARPLKVSTRAQWARDLRAVLVLVVVTAVSGALLATFYHAMSPLIASRQQARAIEVGLKGLLPEAASFDQVAEVEGTPIYEARDASGRPLGLALFVDADGYGGPIRLAVGLDMEAQRLIGVRVLEQSETPGLGSRITEATFLAQFEGKSMDDPFMPGEDIEAVSGATISSMGVADGVYAAIEMARQAWEGR, from the coding sequence ATGGCCAGGGCGACGCCTCTTCAGCCCTCCCTGCTGATCCAGCCCGCCCCGCACGTGCACGCCCGGGGCGCCTCCCTCGATCGCATGCTGGCGATGAGCCTCTTTGCCGTCTCGGTACCGACCGTGGCCGCCGTCGTCCGATACGGAGCAGCGGCCGTGGGCGTGCTGGCCGCCGGCGTCGCGGGCGCGGTGGCCGCCGAGGCGCTGTGCAGCCTGGCGCGGGGCGAGCGCCTGACATCCCCCTCGTGGATGTCGTCGCTCTTGACGGGGTTCCTGCTGAGCCTCACCCTGCCCCCCTCCATGCCCCCGTGGATGGCGGTGCTGGGCGGCATGGTGGCGGTGGGCCTGGGCAAGCACGTCTTCGGGGGGCTGGGGCAAAACCTCTTCAACCCCGCGCTGGTCGGCCACGTCTTCCTCCTGGCCAGCTTCACCACGGCCGTCTCCGCCGGTTGGGCCGGGCGGCAGCCCATGCTGGCCCTGGCCCGCCAGGGCGAGGTCGTGCCGGACCACCTGCCGTTGCTCTGGCAGGGAGGGCCGGGACCTCTGGGGGCCGCGGCGCCTCTGGCTGCCTACGCGGCGGCGGTGCTGATGCTGGGTTGGCGGCTCGGGAGGTGGATGGCTCCGGCTGGCTTCTTCGTCGGCAGCGCGGTGCTGGCCATGGCCCTGGGGTGGGACCCGGTCTTCCACTGGCTGGTCGGGCTCGCACCTCTGACCGTGGCCTTCTTCGTGCACGATCCCGTCACCACCCCGGTAGGGGCCGGAGGTCAGCTGCTCTTCGGGGCAGGGGTCGGCCTCCTGACGGTCCTGTTGCGCATCTACGGCTCCTACGTCGAGGGTGCCGCGTTCGCGGTCCTCGTGATGAACGCGCTCACCCCTCTCATCAACCGGATGTCGGCCGCCTGGAGTCGTCGGCGACTCCGGGCGCTGCAGGAGGCGAGGCCTTTGAAGGTGTCGACGCGTGCGCAGTGGGCCCGCGATCTGCGCGCCGTACTGGTGCTGGTGGTGGTGACGGCGGTCTCCGGCGCGTTGCTGGCCACGTTCTACCACGCGATGTCGCCGCTCATCGCCTCACGCCAGCAGGCGCGGGCCATCGAGGTGGGGCTCAAGGGGCTCCTGCCGGAGGCTGCCAGCTTCGATCAGGTGGCCGAGGTGGAGGGGACCCCCATCTACGAGGCCCGGGATGCCTCGGGTCGCCCGCTGGGCCTCGCCCTCTTCGTGGACGCCGACGGCTACGGCGGGCCCATCCGGCTGGCCGTTGGGCTCGACATGGAGGCGCAGCGCCTCATCGGCGTGCGGGTGCTGGAGCAGTCCGAGACGCCGGGGCTGGGTAGCCGCATCACCGAGGCGACCTTCCTCGCGCAGTTCGAGGGCAAGTCGATGGACGATCCTTTCATGCCGGGTGAGGACATCGAGGCCGTATCGGGTGCCACCATCTCCTCGATGGGCGTGGCCGACGGCGTCTACGCCGCCATCGAGATGGCCCGCCAGGCCTGGGAGGGGCGGTGA